Proteins from one Gimesia maris genomic window:
- a CDS encoding thioredoxin family protein produces the protein MVKTASTMLPLGTQAPDFSLKNVDGSTVSLSDFSDSKGLLVIFMCNHCPFVIHLREALASFADEYMEKGLAVVGISSNDVATHPDDSPEKMVEEAKSAGYHFPYLYDGTQEVAKAYKAACTPDFFLFDQEQKLVYRGQFDDSRPGSDKPITGADLKAACDAVLAGSPVTEDQKPSIGCNIKWQEGKEPEYFTGQPAV, from the coding sequence ATGGTCAAAACCGCATCCACAATGCTTCCACTGGGAACACAGGCTCCCGACTTTTCATTGAAGAATGTCGATGGGTCAACTGTTTCCCTCAGCGACTTCAGTGACTCCAAAGGACTGCTGGTCATTTTCATGTGCAACCATTGCCCGTTTGTCATTCATCTGCGCGAAGCATTGGCTTCCTTTGCAGATGAGTACATGGAAAAAGGTCTGGCGGTTGTTGGTATCAGTTCCAATGATGTAGCCACACATCCCGACGACAGCCCGGAGAAAATGGTCGAAGAAGCCAAATCCGCCGGCTATCACTTCCCCTATCTTTACGATGGCACACAGGAAGTCGCCAAAGCCTACAAGGCGGCCTGCACCCCTGATTTCTTTCTGTTCGATCAGGAACAGAAACTCGTTTACCGTGGACAGTTTGATGACAGTCGACCAGGCAGCGACAAACCGATTACCGGCGCCGATCTGAAAGCGGCCTGCGATGCTGTCCTGGCGGGATCGCCTGTAACGGAAGATCAGAAGCCGAGCATCGGCTGTAACATCAAATGGCAGGAAGGTAAAGAACCCGAATACTTCACCGGTCAGCCTGCCGTCTAA
- a CDS encoding sigma-70 family RNA polymerase sigma factor encodes MSIEQEQTDLPDELHVKFLHVFTQHRNQIYSYIFSLLPNRDDAEDVFQRTSLILWKKFADYDETCSFFSWACGVAFYEVKNFMRVAQRKRLQFRDDVIQQLADERAEIPQLKLDVRATALEECMQKLKAKDRKLVNQVYRDQIPVKDLAEVAGAAIQTLYNRLNQIRRQLTHCIERTVSYTGEGK; translated from the coding sequence ATGAGCATTGAACAGGAACAGACAGACCTGCCCGACGAACTACATGTGAAATTTCTCCATGTATTTACGCAGCACCGAAATCAGATCTATTCGTATATCTTTTCGTTGCTGCCCAACCGGGATGATGCGGAAGATGTCTTTCAGAGAACCAGTCTGATTCTCTGGAAAAAATTTGCAGACTACGATGAAACCTGCAGTTTTTTTTCCTGGGCTTGTGGCGTGGCTTTTTATGAAGTCAAAAATTTCATGCGTGTGGCTCAGCGAAAGCGTTTGCAGTTTCGAGATGATGTCATTCAGCAACTGGCTGATGAACGTGCTGAGATTCCACAACTCAAGCTGGATGTACGTGCTACAGCGTTAGAAGAGTGTATGCAAAAACTGAAAGCGAAAGACCGTAAGCTGGTGAACCAGGTCTATCGTGATCAGATACCTGTGAAAGATTTAGCGGAAGTCGCCGGAGCTGCAATACAGACTCTGTATAACAGGCTCAATCAGATTCGTCGTCAATTAACTCACTGTATAGAACGGACTGTCTCTTATACAGGAGAGGGAAAATGA
- a CDS encoding FecR domain-containing protein, with translation MNQNNKYNEMLYELFGALCNQTITSEQHQQLEEVLSSDADARLKYFNYLDLHLNLERMHDEQPVSDYEFQIQAPLVNASYTQAPPGQPVKTSTALWLLVSAACLVLVTGFLTFNLAPPAAPQISLDTPQSQPKPPSAAAVTQTAAVRFAEGSPFLKVGSPIVNCQEYAISAGQLQLIFTNGAEVILTGPAVFESQGPEHLAVRYGACSVYAPDGAEGFTVETPLSQVVDYGTRFSVNVSEAGNTDVQVIEGETDVQPVKFKSDSQIKSQRLTRGMAQRLTTNNGVVVDDIPFDQKQYVSQLPDRVVSYTTTVGPENRAEDLKCVTVQRGGKSYQYEVEDLIGIELTHYQGRSFLTRNDGIDPGTDGNPGTLRRHLLDDDRCLLTGVVNPGGSTSPLTAAPVMHEEEDPAHPNTPGMAIRFREPVVNGPGPDIVLFDLQVIVHSTTGDAFYATPLPFTEKSKTHLIQKFDIDLASPEAKPLEKFWLHIFNRKSGISSRSELETAKSNGGNWHVVGAKALATGINLSDLGIAEGETVEGLFIQDVQDDGDMIDPVFIGGLPPLKPARK, from the coding sequence ATGAATCAAAACAATAAATATAATGAAATGCTGTATGAGCTCTTCGGTGCGCTGTGCAACCAGACCATCACCAGCGAGCAGCATCAGCAACTCGAAGAAGTCCTCTCTTCCGACGCGGATGCCCGACTGAAATATTTTAACTATCTTGATCTGCATCTGAATCTCGAACGAATGCACGACGAGCAGCCGGTATCTGATTACGAGTTTCAGATCCAGGCACCGCTGGTCAATGCCTCCTATACGCAGGCACCACCGGGTCAACCTGTGAAAACCTCTACCGCGTTGTGGTTGCTGGTTTCTGCTGCCTGCCTGGTGCTGGTGACAGGCTTTCTAACCTTCAACCTGGCACCTCCGGCTGCTCCACAGATCAGTCTGGATACGCCGCAGTCTCAGCCGAAACCACCTTCTGCAGCGGCAGTCACCCAGACCGCAGCCGTGCGGTTTGCTGAAGGTTCTCCCTTTCTGAAAGTCGGTTCCCCCATTGTGAACTGCCAGGAATACGCAATTTCTGCCGGTCAGTTGCAACTGATATTTACTAACGGTGCCGAAGTCATTCTGACAGGACCTGCCGTCTTCGAAAGCCAGGGGCCAGAGCATCTGGCAGTGCGTTACGGTGCCTGTTCTGTCTATGCCCCCGATGGTGCCGAAGGGTTTACCGTCGAAACACCTCTCTCCCAGGTCGTCGATTACGGCACCCGGTTTTCTGTCAATGTTTCGGAAGCGGGTAATACCGACGTGCAGGTCATCGAAGGTGAAACCGACGTACAGCCTGTGAAGTTCAAATCGGACAGTCAAATCAAATCACAGCGATTAACCCGTGGCATGGCACAGCGTTTAACGACCAATAACGGCGTTGTCGTTGATGACATCCCCTTCGATCAGAAGCAGTATGTTTCACAGTTACCCGATCGAGTGGTTTCATACACAACAACTGTGGGACCGGAAAATCGTGCGGAAGATTTGAAATGCGTCACCGTACAGAGAGGTGGAAAATCCTATCAGTATGAAGTGGAAGACCTGATTGGAATTGAACTCACCCACTATCAAGGGAGATCCTTCCTGACACGTAATGATGGCATCGATCCCGGTACCGATGGGAACCCCGGGACATTACGCCGACATCTGCTGGACGATGATCGTTGCCTGCTGACCGGTGTGGTCAATCCCGGCGGATCCACATCGCCCCTGACTGCGGCACCCGTCATGCATGAAGAGGAAGACCCTGCTCACCCCAATACTCCGGGTATGGCCATCCGCTTTCGAGAGCCGGTGGTCAATGGTCCCGGGCCGGATATTGTTCTGTTCGATCTGCAGGTGATTGTGCACTCAACCACCGGAGATGCCTTTTATGCGACTCCACTGCCGTTCACGGAAAAATCCAAAACCCACCTGATTCAAAAATTTGATATCGATCTCGCTTCGCCCGAAGCAAAACCACTGGAGAAATTCTGGTTGCACATTTTCAACCGGAAGTCAGGCATCAGTTCCCGCTCTGAGCTGGAAACAGCGAAAAGTAATGGTGGTAACTGGCATGTCGTGGGAGCCAAAGCTCTCGCGACTGGTATCAATCTGTCTGACCTTGGTATTGCAGAAGGTGAAACTGTCGAAGGCCTGTTCATCCAGGATGTGCAGGATGACGGCGATATGATTGACCCCGTCTTTATCGGCGGGCTCCCCCCTTTGAAACCTGCACGCAAATAA
- a CDS encoding DUF1501 domain-containing protein, giving the protein MSNQTQQNINRRELLFQAGAGFGGIALNALMAQQAQSAAIPDRKSLSPLASKQTHFPATAKSVIFLFMEGGPSHIDLFDPKPELQKLAGKPLPESFKKPITAMGEVNSPLLASKRKWKQHGEAGTWVSDWLPHTATCVDDIAVLRGCWTNGINHAGGVCQMNTCIPLAGRPSLGSWVTYGLGTENESLPAFVVIQDNNGTVVNGPRNWGTAFIPAVYQGTRLNTGKTPISNLYRPEDIFPTQEAGKLDLLAKLNQRHAASRKQQSELDARIESYELAFRMQAAAPEAVDLSQETKETQELYGMDQKETKVYGTNCLLARRMVERGVRFVQLYNGAGSKWDSHSSIEKRHASLCKGMDKCVAGLLKDLKQRGLLDSTLVVWGGEFGRTPMSEKGDGRDHNPTGFTMWMAGGGVKGGQTIGGTDELGLYAVEDRMHVRDIHTSIYHLLGLNNLKLEYRHKGSPERPTLNEGEFMKKLVTG; this is encoded by the coding sequence ATGAGCAATCAGACTCAACAGAATATCAATCGACGCGAACTCCTTTTTCAGGCCGGTGCAGGATTCGGCGGGATCGCCTTGAATGCATTAATGGCACAACAGGCTCAGAGTGCAGCCATTCCCGACCGCAAGTCCCTCTCTCCCCTGGCTTCAAAACAGACGCATTTTCCCGCGACAGCGAAAAGTGTGATCTTCCTGTTCATGGAAGGAGGCCCCAGCCATATCGATCTGTTCGATCCCAAGCCGGAACTGCAGAAACTGGCTGGCAAGCCACTGCCCGAAAGTTTTAAAAAACCGATTACCGCCATGGGGGAAGTCAATTCACCACTGCTGGCTTCCAAACGAAAATGGAAGCAGCACGGCGAAGCAGGCACCTGGGTTTCAGACTGGTTGCCTCACACCGCGACCTGTGTCGATGACATTGCAGTTCTGCGGGGTTGCTGGACAAACGGTATCAATCACGCCGGCGGTGTCTGCCAGATGAATACCTGCATTCCCCTGGCCGGTCGGCCTTCACTGGGGAGCTGGGTGACGTATGGGCTGGGAACGGAAAACGAAAGTCTGCCGGCCTTTGTCGTCATTCAGGATAATAACGGCACCGTCGTGAACGGTCCCCGTAACTGGGGCACCGCATTCATTCCCGCCGTCTACCAGGGCACACGACTGAATACGGGTAAAACTCCCATTTCCAATCTGTATCGTCCTGAAGATATTTTCCCCACGCAGGAAGCCGGCAAACTGGATCTGCTGGCGAAACTGAATCAGCGTCATGCCGCGTCGCGCAAACAGCAGTCCGAACTTGATGCCCGGATTGAATCTTATGAACTCGCATTCCGCATGCAGGCCGCTGCTCCGGAAGCGGTCGACCTGTCTCAGGAAACCAAAGAGACCCAGGAACTGTACGGCATGGATCAGAAGGAAACCAAGGTCTACGGTACAAACTGCCTGCTGGCACGCCGGATGGTAGAGCGGGGTGTTCGCTTCGTTCAACTCTACAACGGAGCCGGCAGCAAGTGGGATTCTCATTCAAGCATTGAAAAACGTCACGCCAGTCTCTGTAAAGGGATGGATAAATGTGTCGCCGGTCTGTTGAAGGATCTCAAGCAGCGCGGCCTGCTCGATTCGACGCTGGTCGTCTGGGGCGGCGAGTTTGGTCGGACCCCGATGAGTGAAAAAGGGGATGGCCGCGATCATAACCCGACTGGTTTCACCATGTGGATGGCCGGAGGCGGCGTCAAAGGGGGCCAGACAATTGGCGGAACCGACGAACTCGGACTCTACGCCGTCGAGGACCGCATGCACGTCCGTGATATTCACACCAGCATTTATCACCTGCTGGGGCTCAATAACCTGAAGCTCGAATATCGCCACAAAGGCAGCCCTGAACGTCCGACCCTCAACGAAGGCGAATTCATGAAAAAACTGGTGACAGGTTAG
- a CDS encoding DUF1549 domain-containing protein, translated as MRFLQVSLLLLLSTNLVVAAEKAKPANSKVDQRQLHFFEKEVRPLLIKHCLECHGDKKQKGELRLDSLKAMLTGGESGPSIVPGKSHESLLVEAINYESYEMPPDEKLSDKEIATLTRWVDTGAYWPENADYVIKQRKMETFFTEEDRNFWVFQPVKQTDVPEVKAQDWSKNPIDAFIFNRLKKEGLKPAGEASRTTLIRRAYYDLIGLPPTVEQINAFVNDPSPDAWSRLIEELLESPHYGEKWARHWLDVVRYAESDGFNQDAFRPEIWRYRDYVVRSFNSDKPYSQFVKEQLAGDEIAPEDPEALAATGFLRHYLYEYNQRDARTQWNDILDNITDATGDVFMGMSMGCARCHDHKFDPISHQDYYRLQAFFAPMMPRDDAPFVTPRELAEYNQKLDLWEKKTADIRAQIDEVTKKSLEGAARSQIKMFPADIQEIMEKPEAERTAHEHQLADLVNRQVDIKQRSSLASLKKSDKPNGKKYKELLKQLAAFDDLKPKPLPTGMSVTDSKGATPITTIPDDPNHTPIVPGFLSLLKPGEAEIVPISTAPHSTGRRTALANWMVNPQNRLTTRVITNRVWQYHFGTGLVATANDFGHMGEAPSHPELLDWLTAYFVENGWSIKNLHRLIMNSSTYRLSAFHPAPQQAELKDPTNRLHWRANIRRLDAEDIRDSALFLSGELDTKLGGPSVSANQPRRSIYTIMKRNVQDPVLGAFDLPGGIKSVAQRDVTTTANQALLMINGDWFLKRASAMARNVKSEPFNSEEELISHLHQMAFGKKPEPAEIKLFSEFLNTQEKRIAAEADSHNQTFIGQITQKTGDAIKLGKGSKLASLSVGPAKSLPAVDLTIEAVVQLDSIYENASVNTIAAHWTGNSKQQGWSFGVTSQKSAYKPRNLILQLVGDNKQGKLTYEVVPSNLHLELHKPYYVAAAINIADTSEQGITFYVKELFSDKPLQTVSVKHSVVDNYRPDYNFVLGGREKTSGSRWTGLLDNVRLSEAALTSEQLLINQPDQQSEATVGFWQFNDENSLLKNQVAGAVKILPPSETSLGASNARQQALADLCHVLLNSNEFLYLD; from the coding sequence ATGAGATTCCTGCAAGTCAGTCTGTTACTTTTGCTGTCGACCAACCTGGTCGTGGCAGCAGAAAAAGCAAAGCCGGCGAATTCCAAAGTCGATCAACGTCAGCTGCACTTCTTTGAGAAAGAAGTCCGCCCTCTTTTGATCAAACATTGCCTGGAATGTCATGGCGATAAAAAACAGAAAGGGGAACTGCGCCTCGATTCGCTCAAAGCGATGCTCACCGGTGGTGAGAGCGGCCCTTCGATCGTTCCCGGAAAATCGCATGAAAGTCTGCTGGTAGAAGCGATCAACTACGAATCGTATGAGATGCCGCCGGATGAAAAACTCTCCGACAAAGAAATCGCCACACTCACACGCTGGGTTGATACGGGAGCGTACTGGCCTGAAAACGCAGATTACGTCATTAAACAGCGTAAAATGGAAACATTCTTTACTGAAGAAGACCGTAACTTCTGGGTATTTCAACCCGTGAAGCAGACAGACGTTCCCGAGGTCAAAGCGCAGGACTGGTCGAAAAATCCGATCGACGCGTTTATCTTTAACCGTCTGAAAAAAGAGGGTCTGAAACCTGCCGGCGAAGCCAGTCGAACCACGCTGATACGACGTGCCTATTACGATCTGATCGGCCTGCCTCCTACGGTGGAACAGATCAACGCTTTCGTAAATGATCCTTCCCCCGATGCCTGGTCGCGCTTGATTGAGGAACTCCTGGAAAGTCCGCATTACGGTGAAAAATGGGCCCGGCACTGGCTGGATGTAGTCCGCTATGCCGAATCAGACGGGTTCAACCAGGACGCGTTTCGTCCGGAAATCTGGCGCTATCGCGATTATGTCGTGCGTTCTTTCAACAGCGACAAACCCTACTCACAGTTTGTAAAAGAACAACTGGCCGGTGATGAAATTGCACCCGAAGATCCCGAAGCGCTGGCTGCAACCGGTTTCCTCAGGCATTATCTCTACGAATACAATCAGCGTGATGCCCGCACCCAGTGGAATGACATCCTCGACAACATCACCGATGCGACCGGCGATGTATTTATGGGAATGAGCATGGGCTGCGCCCGTTGTCACGATCACAAGTTTGACCCGATTTCGCATCAGGACTATTACCGGCTGCAGGCCTTTTTTGCACCGATGATGCCTCGTGACGATGCTCCCTTTGTGACTCCCCGGGAACTTGCCGAATACAATCAGAAACTGGATCTCTGGGAAAAGAAAACAGCCGACATTCGCGCCCAGATCGATGAAGTAACAAAAAAATCACTCGAAGGGGCAGCCCGCAGCCAGATTAAAATGTTCCCCGCCGACATCCAGGAGATCATGGAGAAACCGGAAGCCGAACGGACCGCTCATGAGCATCAACTGGCTGACCTCGTGAACCGACAGGTAGACATCAAGCAGAGATCCTCACTGGCTTCACTCAAAAAGAGTGATAAACCCAACGGGAAAAAATACAAGGAACTGCTTAAACAACTGGCCGCCTTTGATGATCTCAAACCCAAACCGCTGCCCACCGGGATGAGCGTGACCGATTCCAAAGGTGCAACGCCCATCACCACAATTCCCGATGACCCCAATCATACACCGATTGTGCCCGGCTTTTTATCTCTGTTGAAACCGGGGGAAGCGGAGATCGTCCCCATTTCAACCGCGCCGCATTCCACAGGTCGCCGTACAGCACTGGCGAACTGGATGGTTAATCCGCAGAATCGTCTGACGACGCGCGTCATTACCAACCGCGTCTGGCAGTATCATTTCGGCACTGGACTGGTCGCGACCGCCAACGACTTCGGTCATATGGGAGAGGCCCCCAGTCATCCGGAATTACTGGACTGGCTGACGGCTTATTTCGTAGAAAATGGCTGGAGTATTAAAAACCTGCACCGTCTGATTATGAATTCATCCACGTATCGTCTGTCCGCCTTTCACCCGGCACCGCAACAGGCTGAATTGAAAGACCCGACGAACCGGCTGCACTGGCGGGCCAATATCCGCCGTCTGGATGCAGAAGACATTCGCGATTCCGCCCTGTTCCTCTCCGGGGAGCTGGATACAAAACTGGGGGGTCCCTCGGTCAGCGCAAATCAACCACGGCGCAGTATCTATACGATTATGAAACGCAATGTGCAGGATCCCGTATTAGGTGCCTTCGATCTGCCCGGTGGTATTAAAAGTGTCGCCCAGCGCGATGTCACCACCACAGCCAACCAGGCCTTACTGATGATTAACGGTGACTGGTTTCTGAAACGTGCCAGTGCAATGGCCCGTAATGTGAAATCGGAGCCCTTCAATTCTGAAGAAGAACTCATCAGTCATCTGCACCAGATGGCATTCGGGAAAAAACCGGAGCCGGCTGAAATCAAGCTGTTTTCAGAATTCCTCAATACTCAGGAAAAACGCATCGCAGCCGAAGCCGACAGTCACAACCAGACCTTTATCGGGCAGATTACCCAGAAAACAGGCGACGCCATCAAACTGGGGAAAGGCTCGAAACTTGCCAGTCTGAGTGTGGGACCTGCCAAATCACTGCCTGCTGTGGATCTGACCATTGAAGCTGTTGTGCAACTGGATTCCATTTACGAGAATGCGTCCGTCAATACGATTGCCGCTCACTGGACCGGTAACTCGAAACAGCAGGGCTGGTCGTTTGGTGTCACCAGTCAGAAATCCGCCTACAAACCGCGGAACCTGATTCTGCAACTGGTGGGCGATAATAAACAGGGGAAACTGACATATGAAGTCGTTCCTTCCAATCTGCATCTGGAACTGCATAAACCCTATTATGTCGCTGCGGCGATCAATATTGCGGATACCAGTGAGCAGGGAATCACGTTCTATGTCAAGGAACTCTTTTCAGACAAACCGCTGCAGACTGTCTCTGTCAAACATTCTGTCGTGGATAATTATCGTCCCGATTACAACTTTGTACTGGGGGGACGTGAGAAAACATCGGGCAGCAGATGGACCGGTCTCCTCGACAATGTCCGGCTTTCCGAAGCCGCTTTGACTTCAGAGCAACTTCTCATCAATCAGCCCGATCAGCAGTCGGAGGCCACGGTCGGATTCTGGCAGTTCAATGATGAGAACAGTCTGTTGAAAAACCAGGTCGCGGGTGCAGTGAAAATTCTGCCTCCTTCGGAAACCTCGCTGGGGGCCAGTAACGCACGTCAGCAGGCTTTGGCCGATCTCTGTCATGTGCTGTTAAACTCCAACGAATTCCTCTACCTGGATTAA
- the coaD gene encoding pantetheine-phosphate adenylyltransferase, producing MSQTLNPHHAIYVGSFDPPTLGHLDIVERGAAIYSKITVGIGINPDKRPLFSPEERQQMLQGLLTRFPNVEVKCFQGLAVNFVQECGGGVMLRGLRTLTDVEAEFTMSLANRTLAAEIETVFLMASEKYTHISSSLIKQIAQLGGDVAEEKLKDFVPRQVVGPLVEKFALKTSNQS from the coding sequence GTGTCGCAGACGCTCAATCCACATCATGCTATTTATGTAGGCAGTTTCGATCCCCCCACGCTGGGGCATCTGGATATTGTGGAACGGGGTGCGGCGATCTATTCGAAAATCACGGTCGGCATCGGGATCAATCCGGACAAACGCCCACTGTTTTCACCTGAAGAACGTCAGCAGATGCTGCAAGGCCTGTTGACCAGGTTTCCGAATGTCGAAGTCAAATGCTTTCAGGGGCTGGCCGTTAATTTCGTGCAGGAGTGTGGTGGCGGCGTGATGCTGAGAGGGCTGCGGACATTAACCGATGTTGAAGCCGAATTCACAATGTCGCTGGCAAACCGGACTCTGGCTGCGGAAATCGAAACGGTCTTCCTGATGGCCAGTGAAAAATACACGCATATCTCCAGCTCACTGATCAAGCAGATCGCGCAGCTGGGTGGTGATGTCGCAGAAGAAAAACTCAAAGACTTTGTGCCCCGACAGGTGGTCGGTCCACTGGTTGAAAAATTCGCTTTAAAAACTTCAAACCAGTCTTAA
- a CDS encoding alpha/beta hydrolase: MKYCPLRAAVPLTIIMLSLLTMKSPLTAAPQKLSDVSKLLKTPVSKENQQQVLDYFKKRYQKEKDLTKGNHKALIEKTDDGGGFAGWFLKANPGDEVIIFAEKDRQWPMVELGDSGYFARIEKFPDFSSAHYQFGVNGKRLETSRSNRFGFESYEWAPESLKQAGVPQGKLTQMPAFKSTKQYPGTVRDWWVYVPAQYSQTGPPAKLIVFTDGGGYCHGDGNATIVLDNLIHAKKVPVSIAVFINPGVIPANGKGKSEIRNRSNEYDTCTAQYATFLDQEMLPALRQQYRISEKPEDHLICGASSGGSCAFTAAWHRTDLFQKVISFVGSFCDFRGISDYPSRKNNTIPLDQFGPWKTAHDYPGLIRKTYPPKPLKVFLQDGDNDLDNKLGNWFLNNERMAAALAYSGYDYWFVTGHGIHSSRHGKAVLPDALVWIWNSDQK, from the coding sequence ATGAAATATTGCCCTCTTCGCGCCGCTGTTCCACTGACCATAATCATGTTGTCGCTGCTGACAATGAAAAGTCCGCTGACCGCGGCACCACAAAAACTGTCTGATGTTTCGAAGTTACTCAAAACACCGGTCAGCAAGGAGAATCAGCAACAGGTTCTGGACTACTTCAAAAAGCGATATCAGAAAGAAAAAGATTTAACCAAAGGCAATCATAAAGCGTTGATCGAAAAGACCGACGATGGCGGCGGTTTTGCGGGCTGGTTTTTGAAAGCAAACCCGGGTGACGAAGTCATCATTTTCGCAGAGAAAGATCGTCAGTGGCCGATGGTCGAACTGGGAGACTCCGGTTATTTCGCCCGTATTGAAAAATTCCCTGATTTTTCTTCTGCCCACTACCAGTTCGGCGTCAACGGCAAACGGCTGGAGACAAGTCGCTCCAACCGATTCGGTTTTGAAAGCTACGAATGGGCTCCCGAAAGCCTTAAACAAGCTGGAGTTCCCCAGGGAAAGCTCACCCAGATGCCTGCTTTTAAGAGTACGAAACAGTACCCGGGCACAGTTCGCGACTGGTGGGTTTATGTGCCCGCCCAGTATTCCCAAACAGGCCCCCCCGCCAAACTGATCGTCTTTACCGATGGTGGCGGATACTGTCACGGCGATGGCAACGCGACGATCGTGCTGGATAACCTGATTCATGCGAAAAAGGTCCCGGTTTCCATTGCCGTCTTCATCAATCCCGGCGTGATTCCCGCAAACGGAAAAGGGAAATCGGAGATTCGCAACCGCAGCAATGAGTATGACACCTGTACGGCGCAGTATGCGACTTTCCTGGACCAGGAAATGCTGCCCGCCCTGCGTCAGCAGTACCGGATTTCCGAGAAACCGGAAGACCATCTGATCTGTGGCGCTTCTTCCGGCGGTAGTTGTGCTTTTACGGCAGCCTGGCATCGAACCGACCTGTTTCAGAAGGTGATTTCCTTTGTGGGCAGTTTCTGTGATTTCCGGGGAATCAGTGATTATCCCTCTCGCAAGAACAATACGATTCCCCTCGACCAGTTTGGCCCGTGGAAGACAGCACACGACTACCCTGGTCTGATTCGCAAAACATATCCCCCCAAACCACTTAAGGTCTTTTTACAGGATGGGGATAATGATCTGGACAATAAACTGGGTAACTGGTTTCTGAATAACGAGCGGATGGCAGCTGCCCTGGCCTACAGCGGTTATGACTACTGGTTTGTCACCGGCCATGGGATTCACAGCAGCCGCCACGGGAAAGCGGTTTTACCGGATGCGCTGGTCTGGATCTGGAATTCAGACCAGAAGTAA